CTTCGGAGTCGAGAGCATGTGTTCGAGGATGCCCCGAAGGGTGGTTCCATGGCTGTTCGCACTTATCTTCGTCCCCGGTCGGCCGCCGAGGCGCTGGCTTTGATCGAGGGGGACGAGCGCGCCGCGCTGATCGGGGGCGGGGCCTACCTGCGACTGGCGACGCGGGGGTACGAGACGGCCGTCGACCTGTGCGACGCCGGGCTCGACCAGGTGCGCGTCGAGGACGGGGCGCTGCGGCTCGGGGCCATGGTGACCTACCGGCGGCTGGAGACCGATATCGCGGTGCGGGACTGCTGCGGCGGGCTGCTGGGGCGCTGCGTGGAGAACATCGTCGGGGTGCAGGTGCGCAACATCGTGACCGTGGGCGGCACGGTGGCCGGGCGCTACGCCTTCGCCAACCTGACCACGGCGCTGCTGGCGCTGGGCGCGGACGTCGTGCTGGAGCGCGGCGGGCGCAAACCCCTGGAGCAGTTCCTGGCCGACAAGGCGCCGGCGCGCGACGTGCTGGTCGAGGTCGTGGTGCCGACGGCGGTGCGGCGCTGCGCCTGGCGGGACCTGACGCGGGTGCGGACGGATTTCGCGGTGCTGAACGTGGCGGCGGTCGACCTCGGCGGTGAGGTGCGCGTCGCGGTGGGCGCGCGGCCCGGGGTGGCGCGGCTGGCGCGCGGGGCCATGCAGGCGGCCGCGGCCGGGGACGCGCGCGGCGCGGGCGAGGCGGCGGCTGCGGAGCTGGACTTCGGCGACGACCTGCGCGCTTCCGCCGACTACCGTCGACGGGTGTGTGGCGCGCTGGTGACGCGCGCGGTCGAGGAGGTCCTGGCGTGAACATCTCCCTGGAACTGAACGGCCGGTCCGCGACCTGGGACGTCGAGCCCGGCGAGGCGCTGCTGGACGCGCTGCGGCGCCACGGCGTGCTGAGCGTGAAGCGCGGCTGCGACACGGCTTCGTGCGGCACCTGCACGGTGCTGCTGGACGGCGTGCCGGTGCCCTCGTGCGCGGTGCCGGCGCCGCGCGCCGACGGCCGCGCGGTGACCACGGTCGAAGGGCTGCCCGACGAGGCGGCGCGGCTGGGCGCCTGCCTGGCGGCCGAGGGGGCCGACCAGTGCGGCTTCTGCGCGCCCGGCCTGGTGGTTGCGGTCGTCGCGATGAGCCGCGAGTTGGAGGACCCGGACGAGGCCGCCATCAACCACTACCTGGCCGGCAACCTCTGCCGGTGCGGCGGCTACGTCAGCCAGACCCGCGCGATCCGCCGCTACCTGCAGGAGGCGCGATGAAGCGATCCGGCGACATGAAGGAAGTCGGCAGGTCCCTGCCCAAGATCGACGCCCTGGGCCTGGTGCGCGGCACGCCCGCCTACACCGACGACCTGGCGCCGCGCGGATCGCTGTGCGTGGTCGCGGTGCGCAGCCCGCACGCCCACGCCCGCATCCTGGCGATCGACGCGACCGCGGCGTTGGCGATGCCCGGCGTGCTGGCGGTCTTCACCTGGAAGGACGTGCCGCGCGTGGCGGTGACGCGCGCCGGCCAGGGGCACCCCGAGCCCTCGCCCCGCGACCGCTTCATCCTGGACGAGTACGTGCGCCACGTGGGCGACGAGGCCGCCATCGTCGCGGCCGAGACCGAGGAGCAGGCCCGCGAGGCGGCGCGCGCGGTGCGCGTGGAGTACGAGGTGCTGCCGCCGGTGCTCGACTTCGAGACCGCCCTGGACAACCCCGTCGTGCTGCACCCCGAGCCGGAGATCCACGAGAACTTCCCGATCGGCTTCGAGCCGCGGCGCAACGTCGCCAGCGCCTACAGCATGCACGTGGGCGACGTCGACGCGGTCGTCGCGCGGTCGGAGGTCGTGCTGCGCCGGCGCTACTACACGCAGGCCCAGCAGCACGTGGCGCTCGAGCCCCACTGCGCCAGCACCTGGCTGGACGTGCACGGGCGGCTGAACGTCATGAGCTCGACGCAGACGCCATGGCACGTGCGGCGCATCATGGCGCGCGCCCTGGAGCGCGAGGTGAAGGAGATCCGCGTCGTGAAGCCGCGCATCGGCGGCGGTTTCGGCGGCAAGCAGATGCT
The window above is part of the bacterium genome. Proteins encoded here:
- a CDS encoding FAD binding domain-containing protein; translation: MAVRTYLRPRSAAEALALIEGDERAALIGGGAYLRLATRGYETAVDLCDAGLDQVRVEDGALRLGAMVTYRRLETDIAVRDCCGGLLGRCVENIVGVQVRNIVTVGGTVAGRYAFANLTTALLALGADVVLERGGRKPLEQFLADKAPARDVLVEVVVPTAVRRCAWRDLTRVRTDFAVLNVAAVDLGGEVRVAVGARPGVARLARGAMQAAAAGDARGAGEAAAAELDFGDDLRASADYRRRVCGALVTRAVEEVLA
- a CDS encoding 2Fe-2S iron-sulfur cluster-binding protein produces the protein MNISLELNGRSATWDVEPGEALLDALRRHGVLSVKRGCDTASCGTCTVLLDGVPVPSCAVPAPRADGRAVTTVEGLPDEAARLGACLAAEGADQCGFCAPGLVVAVVAMSRELEDPDEAAINHYLAGNLCRCGGYVSQTRAIRRYLQEAR